The Corynebacterium comes genome window below encodes:
- a CDS encoding type II toxin-antitoxin system PemK/MazF family toxin produces MGTTGHGPRGVHRPALPTTDRPRFADRLRFFFFGPNGSPLDHGLNRINERLGLYVDQQPEAARAAAYNIRVDATERMSRNIYYAPDMDGQAEPGEVVWIWAPSDGPECPPRERAMLVVGRDRHTIIGLLISPNPRHAGAESWLEIGAGEWDPAGRQCWVRLDRVLEVSEQGVRRQGALFPQRRFDRIATRLRNHYHWG; encoded by the coding sequence ATGGGCACCACCGGTCACGGCCCCAGGGGGGTTCACCGTCCAGCGCTGCCCACGACCGACCGCCCCAGATTCGCCGACCGGCTCCGCTTCTTCTTCTTCGGCCCGAACGGCTCCCCGCTCGACCACGGGCTCAACCGCATCAACGAGCGCCTCGGCCTGTACGTCGACCAACAGCCCGAGGCCGCCCGTGCCGCCGCCTACAACATCCGGGTCGACGCCACCGAGCGGATGAGCCGCAACATCTACTACGCGCCGGACATGGACGGGCAGGCCGAGCCCGGCGAGGTCGTGTGGATCTGGGCGCCCTCCGACGGGCCGGAATGCCCTCCCCGCGAGCGCGCCATGCTCGTGGTCGGACGGGACCGGCACACCATCATCGGCCTGCTCATCTCCCCCAACCCCAGGCACGCGGGCGCGGAGTCCTGGCTGGAGATCGGCGCCGGCGAGTGGGACCCCGCCGGCCGCCAGTGCTGGGTCCGCCTCGACCGCGTCCTGGAGGTTTCCGAGCAGGGGGTACGGCGCCAGGGCGCGCTGTTCCCCCAGCGTCGCTTCGACCGCATCGCCACCCGATTGCGCAACCACTACCACTGGGGCTGA
- the rpsT gene encoding 30S ribosomal protein S20, with protein sequence MANIKSQQKRILTNEKARLRNQMVRASVRTEVRKFRALLEAGDKTAAEAQLRTVSRALDKAVTKGVFHRNNAANKKSALALAFNKMG encoded by the coding sequence ATGGCAAACATCAAGTCCCAGCAGAAGCGCATCCTCACCAACGAGAAGGCCCGCCTGCGCAACCAGATGGTGCGCGCCTCCGTGCGCACCGAGGTCCGCAAGTTCCGCGCGCTTCTCGAGGCCGGCGACAAGACCGCCGCCGAGGCCCAGCTGCGCACCGTTTCCCGCGCCCTGGACAAGGCCGTGACCAAGGGCGTGTTCCACCGCAACAACGCCGCCAACAAGAAGTCCGCTCTGGCCCTGGCTTTCAACAAGATGGGCTGA
- a CDS encoding IS30 family transposase, which produces MRQSALSCKDAAVACNINISTAQDYDKGLVKPKTGPRVRFIPQGPDAVTYNQLMTTLLTAVDVIEPGRAPTPAASPLIDPYREISSRYLSLIDREHIFDLHKVGHGVRTIARMMGRSASTISRELRRNHTAAGPYAPLAAQRKATARRLRPKQAVIAADGQLQAVIQEKLTLRWSPQQIAGWLRLHHPEKKRWHVCHETIYQALYLQARGGLKRQVQECLRQGRATRKPRSGVQERTRRFVDDMVMISNRPAEVADRAVPGHWEGDLITGAYNKTAIGTLVERTSRYVMLVHLPGAHDAEAVLAGLKATIPRLPKHLQGSLTWDQGSEMAGHKRFTVATGCQVYFCDPASPWQRGSNENTNGLLRQYFPKGSDLSVHSAADLEFVAQQLNGRPRKTLGYRTPAEVFRDLIEAT; this is translated from the coding sequence CTGCGTCAATCCGCCCTCAGCTGCAAGGACGCCGCCGTCGCCTGCAACATCAACATCAGTACCGCACAGGACTACGACAAGGGCCTGGTCAAACCGAAAACCGGGCCCAGAGTGCGATTCATCCCCCAGGGCCCGGACGCGGTGACCTATAACCAATTGATGACTACCCTGCTGACTGCTGTTGATGTCATCGAACCTGGCCGTGCACCCACCCCGGCAGCATCACCGCTGATCGATCCCTACCGTGAGATCAGCAGCAGGTATCTGTCCCTGATCGACCGCGAGCACATCTTTGACCTGCATAAAGTCGGTCACGGTGTGCGCACGATCGCCCGGATGATGGGCAGGTCCGCGTCGACGATCTCGAGGGAGCTTCGCCGCAATCACACCGCCGCGGGTCCGTATGCCCCGCTGGCCGCCCAACGCAAGGCCACTGCGAGACGGTTGCGTCCGAAACAGGCGGTCATCGCGGCGGACGGGCAGCTACAGGCGGTGATCCAGGAGAAGCTGACACTGCGGTGGTCTCCTCAGCAGATCGCCGGGTGGTTACGGTTGCACCATCCGGAGAAGAAGAGGTGGCATGTGTGTCATGAAACGATCTACCAGGCGTTGTATCTGCAGGCCAGAGGGGGGCTGAAACGTCAGGTGCAGGAGTGTCTGCGTCAGGGCAGAGCCACCAGGAAACCACGTAGTGGAGTTCAGGAACGCACGAGACGTTTCGTCGACGACATGGTCATGATCAGCAACCGGCCGGCGGAGGTCGCCGATCGTGCAGTCCCAGGTCACTGGGAGGGGGATCTGATCACCGGGGCGTACAACAAAACCGCGATCGGCACACTCGTGGAACGCACCAGCCGGTATGTCATGCTGGTTCACCTTCCTGGGGCCCATGATGCGGAAGCGGTGCTGGCCGGACTCAAGGCCACGATTCCGAGGTTGCCGAAGCATCTGCAGGGGTCGTTGACCTGGGATCAGGGTAGTGAGATGGCCGGGCACAAGAGATTCACGGTGGCGACGGGGTGTCAGGTGTATTTCTGTGATCCGGCCAGCCCCTGGCAGCGTGGCAGTAACGAGAACACCAACGGGCTGTTGCGCCAGTATTTCCCCAAGGGCAGTGACCTGTCGGTGCACTCGGCTGCGGATCTGGAGTTTGTGGCGCAGCAGCTCAATGGTCGGCCGAGGAAAACTCTGGGATACCGGACACCGGCGGAGGTGTTCCGTGATCTAATCGAAGCTACTTAA